The genomic interval GCAACTCCGGGGGATTTTTCTTTGTGTTGTGCTTTGTGTTGTGCTTTGTATTTGTTGTTTGGAAGACAAGCAAAAGGAGCCCCTGTGTTAAAGCGGGCTCCTTTTTTGTTGCTTTTTTTGGACCAGATCAAGCTTGCAAAGCTTTCAGCACGTCCTGCATCAGCTGGTCTTCGGTGATGTCCAGAGGCAAACCTGCCGTGCTGGGCAGTTTTTCCCGGTAGCGTTGTTCGGTGCCAGGGTGTTCTTGCAAATACACGGTGACGCTGTCCCTGAGCGTGCTGTTGAGGAGGGACAGGCTGCTGAACAGGCCCTGGGTGACCAGCAAGGAAGCCCTGAGCTGGTGGGCCAGGGTCAGGCAGCACTGCAGATGGTATTTGGCCACCTCCTGCTCCTGCAATTCCAGGTGGCGGTTGCCCAGGTTGAGGTGGGCCAGGGTTTCGCCCCAGGTGTAGTGGCTGATCTGGCTGGTTTGCAGGGCTTTTTGCAGGGTCTGGGTGGCCTCCAGGGGCGTTTGCAGTTCGCTGAGGGCAATCAGGGTGCGGGCAATGCCTGATTGGTCCCCCACCTGTTGAAAAGTGGACAGACCGGCCTGCAAAGCTTCCTGGGCGGCCTGCAGTTGCCCCTGCAACTGGTAGACCCTGCCCAGGTTGAGCAAAGAGCCTGCTCTGGCAAAAAGATCCCCCAGGTTTTCGGCCTGTTCCAGGGCTTCTTGCAAGCGTTTCTGGGCACTGACGTAATGTCCGAGGTGCAGGCTGATCTGGCCCAGACCAGACAGCGAGAGGCTCATGCCCCGGGTGTCCTGCAGGCTCTGGTACAGCTCCAGGGCTTTCTGGTAATCTTCTCCGGCCTGGGGGTAATTGCCCAGGACCTGGTGGGTCAGGCCGGTGTTGTAATGGGTGTTGGCTTCATGCCAGGTTTGCTGGTGCTGCGCGGCCTGTTCTCGGCTGAGCATGAACTGGGAGAGGGCACCGTAAAGGTCTCCCAGGGCCAGAGAAACCAGCCCCAGGTTGTTCAGAATGAAGGTGGTCTCTCTGGGGGAGTGTTCTTCATTGAGGCTTTGCTGCAAACAGGTGCGGGCCTCCTGAAAACGCCCCAGGCGGTAATGGAAGCGGCCTGTGCGGGTGAGCATGGCACTGTGCAGCGGTCCAGATGTGGTGGCTGCGGCCTGCTCAAAAACCTGCACCCCCTCCAGAAACCAGCCCTTGATTTCGTGCAGCAGGAACATGCCCTGCATCATTTGCTCCAGCACTTCATGGTGCTGGGTTTTGACGGCCCAGTCCCAGGCGGTGTGAAAGTTGCTCTTGTGGGGGGTCAGCAGTTGCAGGGCTTCCTGTTGTTTGCCTCCACGCAAATTGCTGGTGTGTTCGGCCAGCAACCTGGCGTAGTATTCGGCGTGGTGCTGGTAGGCTGCCTGAGGCACTTCCGGGCGCAGATGCTGCCGGAGCACTTCCAGCATGCGGAATTCACCCATGCGGGGTTGTTGCAGCAGGCTGTGGTCGGCCAGCAAAGCCAGGGTGCCTGCACCGGTTCTGGAGATGTGCAGTGCGGCTTTGAAGTCAAACCCGCCCCAGCAGGGCACCAGGGCCACCAGGGCATTGCGGGCCTCTGCAGGGATGGTGACCAGGGTGGAATCCAGAATGCTGCGCAAACTGCGCTGGCGTTCAGGCCGGTCTGTGAGTGGCACATCCAGAAAGTCCAGGCTTTCTTTCAGATGGGAGAGGATGTCCCGGCATCCCATGAAACGGATCCAGGTGGCAGCAATTTCAATGGCCAGCGGGAAACCCGAGAGCAGTTTGCAGATTTCGGCAATCTCTTCCCTTTCCTGAATGGAAGGCAGGAACTGGGGCCGGATCCGCTGGGCAGCATAGAGGAAAAGCCTGGTGGAAGCGGCATCCCAGCCGATTTCGGGGAGCAGCAGACCGCTGAGTTCGTAAATCCATTCGCTGCGCAGCTTCAGGCGTTCGCGGGAGGTGAGCAGCAGACGCACCGGGGTGTGCTCCAGCAACCAGCCCACTTCGCGGTGGCTGGAGAGCAGTTCGGCTTCATCCAGCACCAGCAGGGGGCGGGTGTCGGTCAGGTGGTAGCGAATGGCTTCTGCCAGGTCCCCACGGCCCAGGGCGGGAATGCTCAGGCTGTCTGCCACAGCCGAAAAGAGGGTGCTGGTGGTGACCTGCACCCAGTGCACCTTCAGGCCCTGGTTTTGCAGGTGGTGGGCGGCTTCCAGGGCCAGTCGGGTTTTGCCAATGCCTCCGGTGCCGATGATGTTGAGCAGCCTGCAGTCCGGGCGGTTCAGCAAGGCCAGCACTTCTTTGAATTCGGTGTCGCGTCCCAAAAAAATGCCCAGTTTCTGGGGCAGGGGAGAGCGTTCCGGTTTTTGCAGGGAAGCATAAACCTGCTGGGCTTGCTGGCTGGGTTCTTCTCCCAGCTCGTGGTGCAACACCTGGACCAGTGCCTGATAGATTCTGTGGATGGCAGCGTCTTCCCCTTGCTGGCGGTGCAGCTCCATGCTGCGCAGGTAGGCATCTTCCTGGATGGGGTTGTGTTGCATGGCTTCCTGCAAGACCTCCAGGGCTTCTTTGATCTGCTGGTTCTGGGCCAGCTGGCTGGCATGTTCCAGCAGCACCTCGCTGTACTGGTGGTGCAGTTGTTCCTGCAGGGTGTATTGCCAGTCTTCAAAACTGCTGCTGTCCCTCAGGTAAAAACCATGCAGAAATCGCCCATGGTAGGCGGCTCTGGCTGCACTCCAGTCTTTGTTTTGCAGGGCCTGCTGAAAAGCCCAGACATCCACCTGAAAGGCATTTCTTTGCAGGGAAATCCACTGCCCATCCAGCTGCAGCACCTCTCCCAGGGTCTGGGAGAGCCGGGAAAGTTCCTGCCTGAGGCTGCCCCTGGCTTTTTCCTCGGGTTGTTCGGGCCACAGCAATTCGGCCAATTCCAGACGGCCCACCCGCTCTGGGCTGAGGGCCAGAATGACCAGAATGGCCAGGGCTTTGCGGGTGCCCAGACGCACGGGTTGCCCTTGCTGTTCCAGCAGGGTGTGACCCAGCAACCGGAGTTGGTAGATGGTGCTCACGCGTACAATTGTACCCTGTTTCATTCAACAGGTTCTGGCTGCACTGCTTGATTTCTGGGGGGTGCTGGGATCAGAAACGAAAGCGGGACGGTGAATTCTCTCCAGCCTGCTTGCTTTTGGCATGCCTGCGCAGGACATTCACTGCACCTTCCAGCTGCGAGAAATTGATTTTGCCATTGCGGTCTCTGGACCCGGCTCCAAACTGGATGCCCTGCACTCCACTGCGTTCCAGAAAGGGTTTCAGGTTGTCTGAAGTCAGGCCTGTGCTGTCTGCCACCACAGGAAGGCTGGGTTTGTCCAGCTGCACCAGCTGTTGAATCTGACTTTCTCCGGCCACTGCAGTTTCGGCCTGGCCCCGGGTGACCACCTGCCGCACCATGGGGTACAGGGCCAGTTGCAGGTAATTTTTGACCAGATCCTGGGTCTGGTCAAAGGCCTGGTTGATGTTGACGCTGAACCCATGGGTGATGGCATCTTCCAGCAAATCCCAGTCCATTACGGTGTTGTGCAGGGCCCCAAAGGTGATGTTGCGGATGCCGTGGTTCCAGTACAGCTCCAGAATTTTCAGGGTCCTGCGCCTGCGCCCTTCTTCATAAAAGTAATTGTCGATGTCCGGGCGAACCAGAATGGACATGGGAATCCGGGCAGCGTCTGTGCACAGGCCAATGGTTTTCAGGTCCGGGCTGATGCCCCCCTCTTTGAGGTTGCGCACCAGCAACAGTGAGGTGATGCCGGCATGCTGGGTCTCCCTCACCTCCATGGCATTTTCAACGACGACCTCGGCAATCATGCCTTCAGCATATCAGGTGTGGGCGGCAGACGATGGAATTTTGATGGGAGGGTTGTTGAGGGTTTTGCCATCAAACAGCTTTTCTGTTGCAAGAAGCAACAATAGCTGACCCCTGAAACAGCTCTGAAAGGTACGTAAGCAGAGTGTAAAAAATTCAGCAACTGCTCAGCAAGGCCGTCACAGACGCTTTGCAAAAAACAACAGTTGACACTTTTTCTGAAACTCAGCTAAGCTCGAAAGAGAAGTGGCATCAAGCCCACTCATGAGACCTGGAAGCACATTCCGTATGCGGGCACCTGGAATGTGTGGAGTCAATGGTGCGACCGGCATGAGGAGAAATTCTGTGATCCCCTCGGACAACATGCTGGCATGCCCCTGCAGGAAGGACGCTGCCATGACCGTTTCTTATCCCACACAACAGCAGGTGGCTTTTTCTGCAACAGAAGATTCAGGTCTGGAGATCAGCTGTTCAGGCGTGCATTTCATCCAGAGGTCTGAACCCAGCCAGAACATCCAGGAGCCAACCCTGTCTTCTGGGGCTTCAGAATTGTTGGAGGCGGCTTTCTGGTTGAATCCCCTCCCCATGTGGGTGTACGAACAGCACACCCTGCGGTTTCTGGAGGTCAACCAGGCAGCCCTGAACCAATACGGTTACACCCGTGAAGAATTCCTGCGCCTGACCCTGCTGGACATCCGCCCTGCAACAGAAAAACCTGTGCTGGTCCAGTATTTCAGGACCCTGCAGGCAGCAGAGACGGAGGAAGATCAGGTCTGGCTGCACCAGAAAAAGAACGGCCAGTGCATGGAGGTGCAGGTGCAGGGACAGGACCTGCACTTTCAGGGCAAGCAGGCCAGACTGGTGGTGGTCTCGGATGTCACCGAGAAAAACCGCATGCGGCAGGCCCTGCAGGAAAACCAGGCCCAGTTCCAGCTGATTGCAGAGAACACCGTCAACCTGATTTTGCGGTTTGACCAGAACTTTCATGCCACCTACGTTTCACCGTCCATCACGGCCATTCTGGGGTACAGCACCGAGGCGTTTCTCAGCATTCCAGATTATGGGTACATCCACCCGGAGGATCTGGAAAGGGTCAAGCAGTCGGTCCATGAAGCGGTGGAGGGTCACTTAGACCAGCACATTCTGGAATACCGCATTCAGCACAAAGAAGGCCACCATCTGTGGTGCGAAACCGCTTTCCGGCTGATCTGGGAAGGGGACAGCTTTCAGGGGTTCATCTCCTCCAGCCTGGACATCACAGAACGGGTGGTGGCCCGCCAGCAACTGCTGGCTTCGCTGGACACTTCCGCACAACTGGTGATGCTGGCCGAAGAACTGGAAGAGGCCAGCGACCCTGCCGATGTGATCCGTCTGGCCCTCAAGCACTGCACCCGGGTGATTCCTTTCGATTACGGCATGTTTGTGACGGTGCGGGACCACCAGTATCAGGTGGGATCCTGCCTGAACCTGCTCCCAGAGGAAGGAGAGCATTTGTTGCAGCAGTACCTCAGGGTTTCGGGACCCCGTTTGCTGCATGCGTTCCTCAGTGAAACCCCGGCGTTCTTTGGGGCTGGGGAAGCCATCTGTGAGCCTGCCGAAGCGTTGCCCCGCGCTGGTGCCCACCAACTGGCCGTGCTTCCTGTGACTGCCGATGGTCGGATTCAGGGGTTTCTGGCGCTGGGCACCCGCAAAGACCAGGTGCATTTCAGCGAAGATGCCCGGCGAATCCTGCGTGCCGTGCGGGACCGCATTTCCCACGCTTTTGAACGCAACACCTACATCGAGAAACTCTCTTCCAGCCGCGAAGAAACCCTGAAGGCCATCGGGATGGTGCTGGAATACCGCGATTACGAAACCAAGGGCCACACCGACAGGGTGGTTCAGCTTTCGGATTTGCTGGGCCGGGCCATGGGCCTCAGTGGAGATGCCCTTGATGCCCTCAGGTGGGGGGCCTACCTGCACGACACCGGAAAAATTGCCATTTCAGACCACATCCTGCTCAAGCCGGGTCGCCTGACTCCAGAGGAGTTTGAAGCGGTGAAAAAACACAGCGAAATTGGTTTTGAGATGCTGAAACACATCCCCAGTCTGCCAACCTCCACTTTAGAGGTGATCCTGCACCACCACGAAAAATGGGATGGAGGAGGGTATCCCAGAGGTTTGCGTGGGCATTCCATTCCGCTGGCTGCAAGGATTTTCACGGTGGTGGATGTGTATGATGCCCTGATCTCCAGACGGCCCTACAAGGAACCCTTCAGCCATGAAGCTGCCATGCAGGAAATCCAGCGCTGTGCAGGCAGCATGTTTGATCCGCAGGTGGTGCAGGTGTTCAGCGAAATGATGGAGCAGCACGCAGCACCAGAACAACCAGAAGCAGACCTTCAAGAAGCAGACCTTCAACAAAGCGAGCAGCTTCCCCGGGAAGCCTGCTGAAGCCAGCAAACACCGGAGAAGCTGCCAGAAACCCTGTTCAGGGCAAGAAGGCCAGACCCACCGGAGAGGGGCAGGGGAACAGGTCGCCTGCCTGCAGGATGCCAGTCTCTTCATTCCGTTTGAAGACCAGAATGCTGTTGCTGTTCTGGTTGGCAGCCAGCAAAAAGTGGGCATCTGGAGAGAGCACCAGGCCACGGGGAACCTCTCCCTGGGTGGACACGTTTTCCAGCAGGGTCAATTCTGCCGTGTCCGGGTGGACGCTGAACACAGCAATGCTGTCATGGCCCCGGTTGCCCACATAAATGAATTTTCCATCCGGGCTGACCAGCACCTCAGAGGGGGTGTTTTTCTGGTCCTGGGCCTCTGCAGGCAGGGTGGAGGCGATGTTCAGCAGCGTCATGGTGCCTGTGGCAGGTTCCACCATCAGACTGGCCACCTGGGAAGAAAGTTCCAGCGCAACGAAAGCACGGGTGCCCGAGGCATCAAACTGGATGTGTCTGGGACCGGAGCAGGATGGGAAAGCCACAATCTGGGTGCGGCTCAGGGGACCGTCAGGCCCTTGCAGGTCATAGACGTACACCTCGTCTGTGCCGAGGTTGGTGGCGGCCATGTACCTGCCGCCGGGATGGGGGCGGATGCAGTGGGCATGGGGGTCTTCGTGGGGTTCTCTGACCACATGGTGCTCGTGGCAGTCTACAGCCACATGGGGCAGCAAAGCACCATCTGCGTTGATGGGGTAGGCCAGCACAGAGGTTTTGCCAATGTAGTTGGCTGCAAATGCAAATTGACCCGACAGATCTGTGCTGACAAAAGCCGTGGCCCATTCCAGCGCAGACTGGGCGCTGCGGATGCGCAGACCCCAGTCGTGGATTTCATAACTGAAGATGGCTCCATGTTCGGTTTCACTGACGGCCAGCAGGGTTTTGCCGTCTGGACGCACTGCCACAAAGGTGGGATTGGGCAACTCTGCCACCAGTTTCGCCCCGGAAAGCTGTCCGCTCTCGGGGTCGAGTTCCATCTGGTAAATGCCTTTTCCAGAGGCGCTGGGAACATGGGGAAGGTTCTGGGTGTAGGTGGCAACATAAAAACGTTGTGTGGTCATGGGACTCCTGATGGGCACCAAAAAGGTGCGAGAGGTCAAATCAAGGCTGCAGATGGGAGCAATCCAGCAAGCTGTGGACGCGCATCTTCAATGCTATACGATGCTACGCTGCTGCCCGGCCAGAGAAAGTGAAGTTTCAGGGAATGCTTTCTGAAAAGCCCGTGGGAATTGTCATGGTGTTTGCTGGCAAGAAGCGCATGCTGGAGAAAACATTTCTTGCAAAGAAGGTGAACCATGAACAAAACCACCAGCAAATCCGTGGCCAGAAAAGCCTCCAGCCTGATGCGCAACAAGAGCACCAGCAAGAAGGTCAAAAGTGTGGCAGCCAGTGCACTGTCTCAGGTGGAAAAGAAGAAAACCAAAGGCTCATGAAAGCACCCACAGCCAGACAAAAGATCCCCGGAAAACCGGGGATCTGGTTTTGATGAAGTGGGCGGTTCAGTCGGTGGGGTTGTTGAAGGCGGAAGAAGCGGTGGAAGGTCCGGTGGTGTTGCTGGGTTTTTCCAGCTGCTGGCGCCAGCGTTCGGTGATCTTGCCTGCAGTGTCTCTGGAGCCCAGTCCGAAAGCCAGGGCGAAAGCCACTGCAATGGCTCCCAGGGTCAGTCCGAAAGCCAGGTTGACGATCTCGTTGGCGATGCCCATCTGGCGCAGGGCCATGGCTCCAAAGAGGGCGATGGTGGCCCAGCGTGCAACCCCTGAGAGCAGGCGTCCGTTGGCTCCGCTGGCCCGACTTGCCACGCCTGCCAGCAGGTTGGCCACCAGCAGACCCACGGTGAAGATCACCATGCCCAGAGCGATCTGTCCGATCAACTGGATGAAGTTGCGGGTCAGGTTGGCCAGGGACTCTGCGTGCAGCAGTTCAAAAGCCGAGACCAGGGCAAACAGCACGATGGCAGCGTGCACCACATGGCCCACAATGGCACTGGGGGTGGCATTGCCCGTGGCGGTGGCAGGGCTGCCTGTCTGCTGGAAACCGATCATCTGGGGCAGGCGGTCAAAATCCAGGCTGGTGAGCAGGCCGCGCACCAGATCACTCACAAAGCGCCCGACAAAGAAGGCCAGGGCCACCACGGCCACTGCAGCGAAGATGTTGGGGAGGGCCGCCAGAATGCGGTTCAGCATGTCGCTGATGGGCTGGGTGATCGAGGTCAGGTTCAGGGCATCCAGAGCGGCGGTGAGGAAAGGAATGATCACCAGTCCGTACACCACGATGCCCAGCAGGTTGGAAACCTGTGTTCCGGCAGGCATGCCAGCGCGCATGGTCAGGCGATCCACTCCAGCGGTGGCGGCCACATTGGTGACCAGGGAGCGCAGCAGTTTGGCCACAAAAGCCCCGATCACCATGATCACCACGGCTCCAAAAATTCTGGGAATGAAAGTCAGGAAGTTGTTGAGGAAACTGGTGGCCGGAGCCAGCAGGCTGTTGAGGCCCAGGGCCCCCAGAATGCCGGGCAGAAAGAACAGCAGCACCAGACCGTAGACAATGTCTCCGATGGTCTTGCTGATCTTGACGGGTTGCCCCTGTTGTTGCCGGGCCAGACGTTCATCCACACGGGTGGCCTGCAGGCCCTTGGTGGTGAGTGTGCGGGCCACAGTGGCCACCACAAAAGCCACCACGGCCAGCAAAATGGCCGTCAGCAAATGCGGCAGATAATCCAGAAACTGTTGGGTGTACACCTGCATGGTATCCATGGTTCCTCCCCGAAACCCTGCTGTGCAGGGTTCCTGTCCTTCAATAAGAAGCCTCAAATGGTCTGTCAACACGGTCGTGTTTGAGTCAATGATAGGGAGCACCCTTGCTGAAAATGAGATCATTTCTTACAGAAAATGAGACAATGTGGGAAAAATAAAAGATTGATAAAATCCTTTGCTGCTGCAAAAAAAACCCTTATTGAAAAACCAAATTTTTCTGAACTGTGAATCTTCTTGAGGAAAAACTTATTTTTGAGGATGTACCATGAAAGCACCCAGCAGCCCAGCGAGGAGACCCATGACGGACGCACAGGTCATCGCGGTGAAAAGCGTGGTGCTCCGGCACCTCTCCAGCCGCACAGCCAAACGGCCCCTCACCCTGTTTTCCGAAGTGTCCAGAGAACTCAGGGAGGAAAAGCGCATCCCACTGCACGAAGACGACGTGCGGGCGGTGGTGTGGATGCTGGTTTCTGAAGGTGCTCTCAGGGTCCTGCCGGACCGCACCCTTCAGAAGAAACGCGGGGCATGTGTTAAGTTGGAGTGAATGCTGGAAGCCAGACGCCAGGAGCGCAAATTTCTAGACACCCCGGACCAGCGCAACGCTTATGCCAGGGACCGCGACCGGGTGTTTTACACCGATGAATTCCGCAGGCTTGCCGAGATCACCCAGGTGATCACCCCCACCGGGTATGCCTTTCACAACCGCCTGACCCACACGCTGGAAGTGTCGCAGATCTCCAGACGCATTGCCGAAAAGCTGCTCAAAGACCGCAAAACGCACCGGCAAAAATTCCATTCGGAGCTGGATCCAGATGTGGTGGAGACGGCTGCCCTGATCCATGACCTGGGGCACCCACCGTTTGGTCACATCGGGGAGGCGGTGCTGGATGAACTGGTCAGCGTGTACGACTCAGATGGCTTTGAAGGGAACGCCCAGTCTTTCAGGATTGTGACCCGTCTGGCCGTGCAATCCCAGAGCTATGTGGGCCTCAACCTCACCCGCGCATCCTTGCTGGCCGCCATGAAATACCCTTACCTGCGTGGTCCTGTCCCGCTGGACCCCAGCGACGAAGCGCAACTCAAACGGCACCGCAAGTATGGGGCCTACCGGGATGACCTGGAGTACTTCCAGTTTGTGCGGCAAGGCCAGGACACCGAGGAGCCCACCATCGAGGCGCAGATCATGGATTACGCCGATGACATCGCCTACTCCATTCACGACCTGGTGGATTTCTACCGGGCGGGCATTCTTCCGGCAGAGAACATGAAGCAGGACAGTTTCTTCCAGAGGTTTTTTGAACGGGAAAAACACCTGGTGCTCAAGGACATCGAGATGTCTGAAAAAGAAGCCAGGGACTGCATCCGCAATGCCATTGATTTGATGGTGGGGGATTTTTACTCGGGCCGCCGCATTGAACACGCTTCTTTGAAATCTGCAGCTTCCAACTTCATTGCCAACTACGTTAGCAACATCCGGCTGGATGTCGCAGGCCAGACCCTCCTGATCGATCCCACCTACAAGGTGGAACTGGCGTTTTTCAGGCGCATGATCTGGGCTTATGTGATCCACCGGCCACAACTCAGCACCCAGCAGCGGGGATACCGCAACATCATTGAAAACCTGTTCCGCATTTACTGGAGCAGCATCGAAGACGATTACCAGCGCAACATTGTGCCCCCCCGTTTTCTGGAGGAGATCGAAGCCCTGCTGGAAGCCGATCCTGCCCGGTATCAGGTCAAGAAAGCCCGTCTGGTGGCAGACATCATTTCTTCTTTCTCAGACCGGCAGGCCATCATGATGTACCGCAGGCTCAATGGCATTGATCCTGGACAGGTGACGGATTACATCTGAAACATTTTCAGAAAAACTTTAATTTGCCCACTTTGTTACAAATTAAAGACCTGTTTAGTCGAGTTTGACCTTTTTTAAAATTTTTTTTGCCACAATGGATTCAAAGGCAAACATCAAGACTTTGAATCCACTCCTGAAGGTGTTTGCCAGAGGAGGTACAGAATGCAATTGCTATTGATTTTGTTGATTGTTTTGGTGTTGTGGGGGGTATCCGCTTTGATTTCCAGCATGGAAACCCAGGAACTCGAGCAGGATCCCGACATGCCCCACCATGCCCATTGAGGTTTTTGACAGCTCTTGCTCTTTTTTCTCCCGGCCAGTCCGGGATTTTTTGTTTTTTCAGTAAGATTGTTGTCTTTCTGACTGAATTCCAGCTTAGGAAAAAATCAAGTGTCGCAGCACACAAAGTTCAGGCTGAGCTAAGCCCGCTCTTGCCTGCGCTTCAACCACATCCACCACAATGAACTCACCCTTTCAGAGCTGGCTTTCAAACAGAGCGGCCAGGGCAGGGCATGCCCCAGAAATGCGGCACATTGGTGGAAACGTTGGGTGAAGTCGCGTTGCAGCAGTCTGGAGACTGCCATTTGAGAAGTCAGGAGGACCGCACATGGAAGCCCTCGTCATGCTTGGATTTTTTGGTTGCCTCACCCTCGTGTCGTTCGTCCTGAGTGCACGGGAAGACTCTGATCCCGATGCAGAAACCCCGGTTTTGACCGCAAACGCCCAGTAAGCCCCAGCACACCTCTGTTTTCCTTTCCCTTCCCAGTCGGCCCAGGCCGGCTTTCTTTTTGGGCGTTTTGAAGTGCTGCAGGTTGCTTCACGCAAGTTCACAGTCCAAAAACCTTTTCCAAAGGTCATCAAGCCTGTCTGCACAAGACCCACCTCTTTTGTGCAACTGCATTAAGTCAGGTGGCCGATGAATCACACGGTGCAGGGCTGCTACCCTGAAACCAGAGCCTCAACTGCTGCTGTGAGGCGTGGCTTTCCTTTCCGGCCCCAATGACCTCGGACCCCTTTGCTGTGCAGAAAACAGCAGGGTGCGGGCTGTCATGCCCACAGCACACCAAGAGGCAACATGTTTTCCAGAATTGATCCTTACCGTTTGACATTTTCGAGCCCTCTTTTTTCTGACATCACCCTGTTTGCCAGTGCACAGGTTCCTTTTGATGCTGCAGCCACCCGGGAACTGCGGCAGATGCTGGAACTGCAGAACACCCTGCAACGCTGGCAGCAAGTTTTGCCGGACAGCACCCGCGAACAGATGGCCCTGCTGAAAGTGGTGCTGACCCCGGATTTCCACAAAGCCAGGGGCATCCCCGTGGGCACGGTGCTGCAGACCCGAGATGTGCTGCTGCCCCAGGCCATTGGCAACGACATCGGGTGTGGCATGCGCCTGCACACCACCTCCCTGACAGCAGAACAGGTGCTGGGCCAGCAAAAAGAACTCGTGCCCATCTTCAGACGCATGTTTTTCGAGGCGGGCCGCAACATCCCCATGAACCGCCTGCAACGGGAAGCCCTGCTCAGGGAGGGTTTGCTGGGTTTGCTGGAAGCCACCCCCTCCAGCCTGCAAGCAGGACTCTGGCAGGAAGTTCAGGACCAGAACCTCCTGCAGGACATCGAACACACCGAAAGGCTGGGCAGCCTGCCTGCCAGCAGCACCCCGGGACTCGAGGACTTTCTGGGTTCTGACACCCTGACCCGCGATGGTCAGGTGGGCAGCCTGGGAGGAGGCAATCACTTTGTGGAAATCC from Deinococcus roseus carries:
- a CDS encoding deoxyguanosinetriphosphate triphosphohydrolase family protein produces the protein MLEARRQERKFLDTPDQRNAYARDRDRVFYTDEFRRLAEITQVITPTGYAFHNRLTHTLEVSQISRRIAEKLLKDRKTHRQKFHSELDPDVVETAALIHDLGHPPFGHIGEAVLDELVSVYDSDGFEGNAQSFRIVTRLAVQSQSYVGLNLTRASLLAAMKYPYLRGPVPLDPSDEAQLKRHRKYGAYRDDLEYFQFVRQGQDTEEPTIEAQIMDYADDIAYSIHDLVDFYRAGILPAENMKQDSFFQRFFEREKHLVLKDIEMSEKEARDCIRNAIDLMVGDFYSGRRIEHASLKSAASNFIANYVSNIRLDVAGQTLLIDPTYKVELAFFRRMIWAYVIHRPQLSTQQRGYRNIIENLFRIYWSSIEDDYQRNIVPPRFLEEIEALLEADPARYQVKKARLVADIISSFSDRQAIMMYRRLNGIDPGQVTDYI